The proteins below come from a single Dermatophilaceae bacterium Soc4.6 genomic window:
- a CDS encoding MBL fold metallo-hydrolase produces MRLTHLGHACLLVEVGSTRLLIDPGTFSAGFDELTGLDAVIATHQHADHLDRDRVGGLLGANPGAVVLADPETVALLAADGITSARALVEGEQLTVGDVTLHPVGERHAVNHDGVLRCTNVGVVVRAAGEPSLYHPGDAYDGEPGDVDVLAVPVNGPWCKVSESIDFVRRVAPRVVTPIHQALLSPAGCSLYLHHILTWGGDGLELLDLGDGLAHEV; encoded by the coding sequence ATGCGCCTGACCCACCTCGGCCACGCCTGCCTCCTCGTCGAGGTGGGATCGACCCGTCTGCTGATCGACCCCGGCACCTTCAGTGCCGGTTTCGACGAGCTGACGGGTCTCGACGCGGTCATCGCGACCCACCAGCACGCCGACCACCTCGACCGGGACCGGGTGGGCGGGCTGCTGGGGGCCAACCCCGGTGCCGTGGTCCTCGCCGACCCTGAGACGGTCGCCCTGCTCGCTGCCGACGGAATCACGTCCGCTCGTGCCCTCGTCGAGGGTGAGCAGCTCACGGTGGGGGACGTCACCCTGCACCCCGTGGGTGAGAGGCATGCTGTCAACCACGACGGCGTCCTGCGCTGCACCAACGTCGGGGTCGTGGTGCGCGCGGCGGGCGAGCCCAGCCTCTACCACCCGGGCGACGCCTACGACGGCGAGCCCGGCGACGTGGACGTGCTGGCCGTGCCGGTCAACGGACCGTGGTGCAAGGTCAGCGAGTCCATCGACTTCGTCCGGCGCGTCGCACCGCGGGTCGTCACTCCCATCCACCAGGCACTGCTCAGCCCGGCCGGGTGCAGTCTCTACCTGCACCACATCCTGACCTGGGGCGGCGACGGGCTCGAGCTGCTCGACCTCGGCGACGGTCTCGCCCACGAGGTCTGA
- a CDS encoding endo alpha-1,4 polygalactosaminidase, whose protein sequence is MACLSACSVETTATTTGGPFGAAPPGSATAAPSASRPGNTSVPTAARWQPRRGTTWQWQLSGPIQTSVDAQVYDVDLVDTPASTVASLHRDGRRVVCYLSAGSWEPGRPDSALFPTSVRGSAVPGWDERWLDIRQLSVLGPIMAARMDLCAAKGFDGVEADLVDGYASTTGFPLTADDQLTYDRMLARMAHERGLAIGLKNDLDQVAALEPVYDFAVNEQCVQYDECDRLAPFLDADKAVFHAEYDLSTAQFCPTSQRLGLSSVRKELELGPWRQTC, encoded by the coding sequence GTGGCCTGCCTCAGCGCCTGCAGCGTCGAAACCACCGCGACGACCACCGGGGGTCCCTTCGGAGCCGCCCCGCCCGGGTCGGCCACCGCAGCCCCGTCGGCGAGCCGGCCGGGCAACACCTCGGTCCCGACCGCGGCGAGGTGGCAACCCCGCCGCGGCACGACCTGGCAGTGGCAGCTGTCCGGCCCGATCCAGACCTCTGTCGACGCGCAGGTGTACGACGTCGATCTCGTCGACACCCCGGCGTCGACGGTCGCCTCGCTGCACCGGGACGGTCGACGGGTGGTTTGCTACCTCAGCGCGGGGTCGTGGGAGCCGGGTCGCCCCGACTCTGCGCTCTTCCCCACGTCGGTCCGAGGCTCGGCCGTCCCGGGCTGGGACGAGCGCTGGCTCGACATCCGTCAGCTCTCGGTGCTGGGACCGATCATGGCCGCCCGGATGGACCTGTGCGCCGCCAAGGGTTTCGACGGCGTCGAGGCCGACCTCGTCGACGGCTACGCCTCCACCACGGGCTTCCCGCTCACCGCGGACGACCAGCTCACCTACGACCGGATGCTGGCCCGGATGGCCCACGAGCGGGGCCTCGCCATCGGGCTCAAGAACGACCTCGACCAGGTGGCCGCCCTCGAGCCCGTCTACGACTTCGCCGTCAACGAGCAGTGCGTGCAGTACGACGAGTGCGACCGCCTCGCCCCGTTCCTCGACGCCGACAAGGCGGTCTTCCACGCGGAGTACGACCTGAGCACCGCGCAGTTCTGCCCGACCTCGCAACGGCTGGGCCTGTCGTCCGTGCGCAAGGAGCTCGAGCTGGGCCCCTGGCGTCAGACCTGCTGA
- a CDS encoding ROK family protein, protein MSSKTSKRGFPLGIDVGGSGIKAAPVDLEKGSFAAKRKRVDTPQPATPEAVIEVIAQLVEHFADQVGDAPIGVTVPAVVTHGTVRSAANIDQAWIDFEGEKAMSKALGREVTLVNDADAAGYGELHYGAAKNENGLVILTTLGTGIGSAILYNNLLVPNSELGHLEIDGKDAEKEAASSVKDRLGMSYEDYALRLQRYYEVVEALFSPDLFVVGGGISKDADQFLHLLRLRTPIIPALLENKAGIIGAARLASEAAGTFKPTRPTPLHTVKDDHR, encoded by the coding sequence ATGAGCAGCAAGACCTCCAAGCGCGGATTCCCTCTCGGCATCGATGTCGGCGGCAGCGGCATCAAGGCTGCACCGGTCGACCTCGAGAAGGGGTCGTTCGCCGCGAAGCGCAAACGGGTGGACACCCCGCAGCCGGCCACGCCCGAGGCCGTCATCGAGGTCATCGCCCAGCTCGTCGAGCACTTCGCCGACCAGGTGGGCGATGCGCCCATCGGGGTGACCGTGCCCGCGGTCGTCACCCACGGCACCGTCCGCTCGGCGGCCAACATCGACCAGGCGTGGATCGACTTCGAGGGTGAGAAGGCGATGTCGAAGGCGCTCGGGCGCGAGGTCACCCTCGTCAACGACGCCGACGCCGCGGGCTACGGCGAGCTGCACTACGGCGCCGCCAAGAACGAGAACGGCCTGGTCATCCTCACGACCCTGGGCACTGGCATCGGCAGTGCCATCCTCTACAACAACCTGCTGGTGCCCAACAGCGAGCTCGGCCACCTCGAGATCGACGGCAAGGATGCCGAGAAGGAGGCGGCCTCGTCGGTCAAGGACCGGCTCGGTATGAGCTACGAGGACTACGCCCTGCGGCTGCAGCGCTACTACGAGGTCGTGGAGGCCCTCTTCTCCCCCGACCTCTTCGTCGTCGGGGGTGGGATCTCCAAGGACGCCGACCAGTTCCTCCACCTGCTGAGGCTGCGGACCCCGATCATCCCGGCCCTGCTGGAGAACAAGGCGGGCATCATCGGTGCGGCCAGGCTGGCGTCCGAAGCGGCCGGCACCTTCAAGCCGACGCGCCCGACCCCGCTGCACACGGTCAAGGACGACCACCGCTGA
- a CDS encoding molybdopterin-dependent oxidoreductase, with product MGRWSNLALLWLVPLAALTGFGAFVVGDAGAVPAALVHGASALAVLALVPWKSTVVQRGLRRARPGRAGSVVLGVVVLLALTTGLLHVLGVLADTLPVTVLQAHVGAGLVAVLLTLAHARDRRVRVRRTDLSRRTVLRAGALALAGGAAAGVVTVAGATLASAGTRRATGSFRLASSDVDAIPATSWLLDTPPALDRASWRVTVVSGQSRRSWSLDELDSSGLTDDRVSAVLDCTGGWWTAQTWGGARLSRLLPPGTTGTVLVTSATGYSRRLPLTDDLVLATSLGGEPLRTGHGAPARLVVPGRRGHHWVKWVVRVEVMPGPWWLEPALPLR from the coding sequence ATGGGCCGCTGGAGCAACCTCGCACTGCTCTGGCTCGTGCCCCTCGCAGCGCTGACCGGCTTCGGGGCCTTCGTCGTCGGCGACGCCGGGGCCGTCCCCGCGGCGCTCGTGCACGGGGCCAGTGCCCTGGCCGTCCTCGCCCTGGTGCCTTGGAAGTCGACCGTCGTCCAGCGCGGGCTCCGGCGGGCCCGCCCAGGACGGGCCGGGTCCGTGGTGCTGGGAGTCGTCGTCCTGCTCGCGCTGACGACAGGCCTGCTGCACGTCCTCGGGGTGCTCGCCGACACCCTGCCCGTCACGGTGCTGCAGGCACACGTGGGGGCCGGGCTCGTCGCCGTGCTGCTGACCCTGGCCCACGCGCGAGACCGCCGGGTGCGCGTGCGACGCACCGACCTGTCCCGGCGCACCGTGTTGCGGGCGGGCGCTCTGGCCCTGGCGGGGGGCGCAGCGGCCGGCGTCGTGACGGTGGCCGGTGCCACCCTCGCCTCCGCCGGCACCCGCCGCGCGACCGGGTCCTTCCGCCTGGCCTCGAGCGACGTCGACGCGATCCCGGCCACGTCGTGGCTGCTCGACACCCCGCCGGCCCTCGACCGCGCGAGCTGGCGGGTCACCGTGGTCTCTGGCCAGAGCCGGCGGTCCTGGTCCCTGGACGAGCTGGACTCCAGTGGGCTGACCGACGACCGCGTCAGCGCCGTGCTCGACTGCACCGGCGGCTGGTGGACTGCGCAGACCTGGGGCGGAGCCCGGCTCTCACGGCTCCTGCCACCCGGGACCACCGGGACGGTGCTCGTCACGAGCGCCACCGGCTACTCGCGCAGGCTCCCCCTCACCGACGACCTGGTGCTCGCCACCTCACTCGGCGGCGAACCGCTGCGCACCGGGCACGGGGCCCCGGCGCGGCTCGTGGTCCCTGGCCGCCGCGGTCACCACTGGGTCAAGTGGGTCGTGCGCGTCGAGGTCATGCCCGGCCCGTGGTGGCTGGAGCCCGCCCTCCCCCTGCGCTGA
- a CDS encoding diguanylate cyclase: MTQPQRRSARMAVLVGFVILYVVATYLGRAARPSGGQVALVWPAAGMGVWFLLWARGRTERGLAALSVCAVVLCVNLATGSPWEASAAYAVINAGHAVLGMLLVHRLLPRERGLREPGDVLRLLLVALVAGAASGLASALVAAGLLDQPFWSMLLLIVGRNGATTFVVIAVVLSMSGPHRAADLLSSDRVLELSLGVAVSLGVYLLVFVWNPTHLPILFLALAISVWAGTRLGVPRVAALSLLLSGVAIVSTVAGHGTLAGVEVVQTRALLVQAFTVLVFVVGLSLATLQLSKDEVSARLASSLTRLKNVGDSALVSTAVVVRGVDGGWSLTEPNPAMVRLLGLDPSGMRWREVCHPDDAPTVRDAIEAIACGDAASWEGEVRHSQPHGGWLWTQLHVSALPGVDGTTAVVAQLLDISGRRSSQDELLRMAHHDTLTGLPNRSRLHTELDRLLQQPGDAGVAVLFLDLDRFKSVNDTYGHAAGDRVLVQVARALEGALRPGDLVARLGGDEFVVCCPGVVDLEHARVLVARLAEALSPALLLEGADVGLDVSIGVSLSGGEQDASAVLRRSDEAMYEVKQRARSPFEEASTLVLTYLHRTLPLSLWAVTRVENDRQTYLYLEENGYGLQRGGSHDWESSYCVHMAAGRTPAIAPDAQAVPQYARAGVNDAVTIGTYAGVPIREPDGTVFGAICGMDPERRTDDAALAAAGPVMELLGQLLTMSLSSERQRAQIAAERLADQVRDETDPLTGLPNRRAWERTLQQEAKLFASVADPTVIAIVQLEGPEDTADRPGQQVGGDHVRRAAQALLSVLRECDEVARLRGDEFGILLRGCTEVAAAETVSRLHTCLELEQVEGSVGWASASVVHGLPAALEDADQAMRVARAERRARRQQAAGVG; encoded by the coding sequence GTGACACAGCCGCAGCGTCGTTCGGCACGGATGGCCGTGCTCGTCGGGTTTGTCATCCTCTACGTCGTCGCCACCTACCTCGGGCGGGCGGCCCGCCCCTCAGGCGGCCAGGTCGCACTCGTGTGGCCGGCCGCGGGTATGGGGGTCTGGTTCCTGCTCTGGGCCAGGGGCCGGACCGAGCGCGGGCTCGCGGCCCTCTCTGTGTGCGCCGTGGTGTTGTGCGTCAACCTGGCCACCGGTAGCCCATGGGAGGCGAGCGCGGCCTACGCCGTGATCAACGCGGGTCACGCCGTGCTCGGGATGCTGTTGGTGCACCGGCTGCTGCCGCGAGAGCGGGGCCTGCGCGAGCCCGGCGACGTCCTGCGGCTGCTGCTGGTGGCCCTGGTGGCCGGTGCGGCGAGCGGGCTGGCCTCAGCCCTCGTCGCCGCCGGGCTGCTGGACCAACCCTTCTGGAGCATGCTGCTGCTGATCGTGGGACGCAACGGTGCCACGACCTTCGTCGTGATCGCCGTCGTCCTGTCCATGTCGGGCCCGCACCGGGCGGCCGATCTCCTCTCCTCCGACCGGGTGCTCGAGCTCTCGCTGGGCGTCGCCGTCTCGCTCGGGGTCTACCTGCTCGTCTTCGTCTGGAATCCGACCCACCTGCCGATCCTGTTCCTGGCTCTGGCGATCTCGGTGTGGGCCGGCACCCGGCTCGGCGTGCCGAGGGTCGCCGCGCTGAGTCTCCTGCTGTCCGGCGTCGCCATCGTGTCGACCGTCGCGGGTCACGGCACCCTGGCCGGGGTCGAGGTCGTGCAGACGCGGGCGCTGCTGGTGCAGGCCTTCACCGTGCTGGTCTTCGTCGTCGGCCTGAGCCTCGCCACGCTCCAGCTCTCCAAGGACGAGGTCTCGGCCCGGCTCGCGTCCTCGTTGACCAGGCTGAAGAACGTCGGTGACTCGGCGCTGGTCAGCACGGCCGTCGTGGTGAGGGGGGTGGACGGCGGGTGGTCGCTGACCGAGCCCAACCCGGCGATGGTCCGGCTCCTGGGTCTGGACCCCTCCGGCATGCGGTGGCGCGAGGTGTGCCACCCGGACGACGCCCCGACCGTCCGGGACGCCATCGAGGCCATCGCCTGCGGAGACGCGGCCAGCTGGGAGGGAGAGGTCAGGCACAGCCAGCCCCACGGTGGCTGGCTGTGGACCCAGCTGCACGTGTCCGCGCTACCTGGGGTGGACGGGACCACGGCCGTCGTCGCGCAGCTGCTCGACATCTCGGGTCGTCGCTCCTCGCAGGACGAGCTCCTGCGGATGGCGCACCACGACACCCTGACCGGGCTACCCAACCGCTCTCGCCTCCACACCGAGCTGGACCGGCTCCTCCAGCAACCGGGCGACGCCGGTGTGGCCGTGCTGTTCCTCGACCTCGACCGGTTCAAGAGCGTGAACGACACCTACGGTCACGCGGCCGGCGACCGGGTGCTCGTGCAGGTCGCCCGTGCGCTCGAGGGGGCGCTGCGTCCGGGTGACCTCGTCGCCCGCCTCGGTGGGGACGAGTTCGTCGTCTGCTGTCCGGGCGTCGTCGACCTCGAGCACGCACGCGTGCTCGTGGCGCGGCTGGCCGAGGCGCTCAGCCCGGCTCTGCTGCTGGAGGGAGCCGATGTCGGGCTCGACGTGAGCATCGGGGTGTCGCTGTCCGGCGGTGAGCAGGACGCCAGTGCAGTGCTGCGCCGCTCCGACGAGGCGATGTACGAGGTGAAGCAGCGCGCGAGGTCGCCCTTCGAGGAGGCGTCCACGCTGGTGCTCACCTACCTGCATCGGACGTTGCCGTTGTCGTTGTGGGCGGTGACCCGGGTCGAGAACGACCGCCAGACCTACCTGTATCTGGAGGAGAACGGCTACGGTCTGCAGCGTGGTGGGTCCCACGACTGGGAGAGCAGCTACTGCGTCCACATGGCTGCCGGTCGCACCCCCGCCATCGCCCCGGACGCCCAGGCTGTCCCGCAGTACGCGCGGGCCGGGGTCAACGACGCGGTGACGATCGGGACCTACGCCGGCGTGCCGATCCGCGAGCCCGATGGCACGGTCTTCGGCGCCATCTGCGGAATGGACCCCGAGCGGCGCACCGACGACGCGGCGCTCGCGGCGGCCGGACCGGTGATGGAGCTGCTGGGGCAGCTGTTGACGATGTCGCTGAGCAGCGAGCGGCAGCGGGCCCAGATCGCCGCGGAGCGGCTGGCCGACCAGGTGAGGGACGAGACGGACCCGCTCACCGGGCTGCCCAACCGACGGGCCTGGGAGCGAACCCTCCAGCAGGAGGCGAAGCTCTTTGCCTCCGTCGCCGACCCGACGGTCATCGCCATCGTCCAGCTCGAGGGGCCGGAGGACACGGCCGACCGCCCGGGTCAGCAGGTCGGGGGCGACCACGTCCGCCGGGCCGCGCAGGCGCTCCTGTCCGTGCTGCGGGAGTGCGACGAGGTGGCCAGACTGCGCGGGGACGAGTTCGGCATCCTGCTGCGCGGCTGCACCGAGGTCGCCGCGGCCGAGACGGTCTCGCGCCTCCACACCTGCTTGGAGCTCGAGCAGGTCGAGGGCTCGGTCGGCTGGGCCTCGGCCTCCGTCGTGCACGGCCTGCCGGCGGCATTGGAGGACGCGGACCAGGCGATGCGCGTGGCCAGGGCCGAAAGGCGGGCACGACGACAACAGGCCGCCGGCGTCGGCTGA
- a CDS encoding endo alpha-1,4 polygalactosaminidase, whose product MTTSPSPFDVVALRVATSLLSSAPAPFRLQRMSSFAHWFHDADDDVLVAVAVPGAPARAAAEVLASGLAWRGHRSLRLVLLPTQVTQLRLKLPWVETDVRVWTLAETPGQGWDVTAVPSVTREQALAETAPRAPREMSLDGVAPSQRRRSLAMVAGGVLLLVVGPWVGSAHAGGSTPSAPTGLNGTTGAASVGLDWTAPASAGFTIGEYHTQYSTNGGSSWSGNAYTGTAVTHRTYSGLTNGQIYVFRVRAENTSTAGAWSTDSAPMVPTTSPSPTPTGTTTTTSSPTPTSTLTPPPSSWWSPAQGTTWQWQLSGKVDTTVSVPVYDIDGDANTAATVATLHAAGAKVICYIDAGGWENYRSDAASFPDIVKGNTMAGWPDERWLDIRQTGILVPLMEKRVQTCVAKGFDAMEFDVADGYTNKTGFPLTGADQLTYNKALAAVAHRYGLGAALKNDAEQVVALQPFFDFAIVEQCFQYKECATYSPFVAAGKAVLETEYKGTTSSFCPTMKSLGFSSTKKYLRLDAWREAC is encoded by the coding sequence ATGACAACCTCCCCCAGCCCCTTCGACGTCGTGGCGCTGCGCGTCGCCACCAGTCTGCTCTCCTCCGCACCGGCGCCGTTCAGGCTGCAGCGGATGAGCAGCTTTGCTCACTGGTTCCACGACGCGGACGACGACGTGCTGGTCGCGGTCGCCGTTCCCGGAGCGCCGGCTCGCGCCGCCGCCGAGGTGCTCGCGAGCGGGCTGGCCTGGCGTGGCCACCGGAGCCTGCGGCTGGTGCTGCTGCCGACGCAGGTCACCCAGCTGCGGCTGAAGCTGCCCTGGGTCGAGACCGACGTGCGGGTGTGGACGCTCGCCGAGACTCCTGGCCAGGGGTGGGACGTCACGGCCGTACCGTCGGTGACCCGGGAGCAGGCCCTCGCCGAGACCGCCCCGCGTGCACCGCGCGAGATGTCCCTGGACGGGGTCGCCCCGAGCCAGAGACGGCGCAGCCTCGCGATGGTGGCGGGTGGTGTCCTGCTCCTGGTGGTCGGACCGTGGGTCGGGTCGGCCCATGCGGGGGGGTCGACCCCGTCGGCTCCCACCGGGCTGAACGGGACGACGGGCGCGGCGTCGGTGGGGCTGGACTGGACGGCGCCGGCCTCGGCCGGGTTCACCATCGGCGAGTACCACACGCAATACTCCACGAACGGCGGGTCCTCGTGGAGCGGGAACGCCTACACGGGCACCGCCGTGACCCACCGGACGTACTCGGGCCTCACCAACGGCCAGATCTACGTCTTCCGGGTCCGCGCCGAGAACACGTCCACGGCCGGTGCATGGTCCACGGACTCGGCGCCGATGGTCCCGACCACCTCCCCCTCGCCTACGCCGACCGGCACCACGACGACGACCTCCTCGCCCACACCCACTAGCACCCTGACGCCGCCGCCTTCGTCCTGGTGGTCTCCCGCCCAGGGGACCACGTGGCAGTGGCAGCTGTCCGGCAAAGTGGACACGACGGTCTCCGTTCCGGTCTACGACATCGACGGGGACGCCAACACCGCGGCCACCGTCGCCACGCTGCACGCGGCCGGGGCCAAGGTCATCTGCTACATCGACGCGGGTGGCTGGGAGAACTACCGCAGCGACGCCGCGAGCTTCCCTGACATCGTCAAGGGCAACACGATGGCGGGGTGGCCGGACGAGCGCTGGCTCGACATCCGCCAGACGGGCATCCTCGTCCCCCTCATGGAGAAGCGGGTCCAGACCTGTGTGGCCAAGGGGTTCGACGCCATGGAGTTCGACGTCGCCGACGGGTACACCAACAAGACCGGCTTCCCGCTCACGGGGGCCGACCAGCTGACCTACAACAAGGCGCTGGCCGCGGTGGCCCACCGCTACGGGCTCGGTGCAGCCCTGAAGAACGACGCCGAGCAGGTCGTGGCCCTGCAGCCGTTCTTCGACTTCGCCATCGTCGAGCAATGCTTCCAGTACAAGGAGTGTGCGACCTACTCGCCATTCGTCGCCGCGGGCAAGGCCGTGCTCGAGACGGAGTACAAGGGCACCACGAGCTCGTTCTGCCCGACGATGAAGAGCCTCGGGTTCTCGTCGACGAAGAAGTACCTGCGTCTCGACGCGTGGCGCGAGGCCTGCTGA
- a CDS encoding Ig domain-containing protein, giving the protein MSALVTSRRPVRRRLRRTVSVLVASALGVGLLVVSAPAQAATNRVDLRVLVVTDRSVMVDALVAQLDIEGVPHTDVPLADPGRATITPDFLSSGTEANYQAVILPQSSGAAWTSGVTGLSGAEMSALSAYETTFGVRQVDADETPGPQVGLTSYQGQTSQTWAGGLDGFTATATPAARASNWGYLNGPVPVTAGTYAILSTPLTATSTPALPAGATFTPLVTVPIPGQGTSGTLVGAYADGVEQLVITGAFSAAQQHFRMIAHGIVGWMTRGIHFGYNRNFYSQQFDDAFSYDSRWNAQYNCTPGEDCAAALNVPASDIRMTAADVSHLVSWQTANDYQPTLPFNGYYSQFDANGNPWNGQDPLTNAFVANKTSIRWLNHGYEHIFQGCQQDFTTLPWHCVTTDGQPPAADGSNIVWVPQAAISREISTNIAVGTTLGLPFDKSEYLSGEHSGLYLTPQQPVDNPNFGAVLTANGITSIGADASREPAPRQVGSATTVPRHPVAVYYNVSTQADEVDEYNWIYLSSSNGGSGYCDANPATATCLPAALDPATGFHDYILPTDVANDLGFILSNDPRPFYAHVANLTGLDYLGLSLMSSILSTYRAAYTTSAPLLNLTLTQAAAQLGYQSAWASTGMTAGSAVSGYVQDGLVTISNPTTAAAPVTVPVGTTVVGGAAFGSAYGGESSAWVSGSTTLAAPVPAFTSPSSASVKVGVAATVPVVASGAQTVTETGALPSGMLFSDNGNGRATLTGTPTAGTGGSYPLTFTATNEFGTTVQAFTLTVVEKLSITSPRTATFTTSTPGSFTITAVGSPVPLVALVGILPQGLTFSATGGGQATLSGTPGAGAGGQYPVSVTATNAAGAVTQSLTIVVQQPPAFTSADTATLTVGKSRTTILKTSGYPAPVVALTGALPQGLTFTPRSGGSAVIKGTPAAGTAGTYPLTLTATNAAGTATQAFTLTVQAAPTLTTPSSVTVTANTAFSIGVTAVGTPTPTVSLRSRLPSDVTFTAQPDGTATLSGILGTSGSLTVRLRATSSGGTANQSLVITVA; this is encoded by the coding sequence ATGTCAGCTCTCGTCACGTCCCGTCGGCCCGTGAGGCGGCGGCTGCGACGTACGGTCTCGGTGCTCGTCGCCTCCGCCCTCGGCGTCGGTCTGCTCGTGGTGTCCGCACCGGCGCAGGCGGCCACCAACCGCGTCGACCTGCGGGTCCTCGTCGTCACCGACCGGAGCGTCATGGTCGACGCCCTTGTGGCCCAGCTCGACATCGAGGGCGTGCCGCACACCGACGTCCCCCTGGCCGACCCTGGCCGGGCGACGATCACGCCCGACTTCCTCTCCAGCGGCACCGAGGCCAACTACCAGGCCGTCATCCTGCCGCAGAGCAGCGGAGCAGCCTGGACCTCGGGGGTGACCGGGCTGTCCGGTGCCGAGATGTCGGCCCTCAGCGCCTACGAGACGACGTTCGGCGTCCGTCAGGTCGACGCCGACGAGACCCCCGGCCCGCAGGTCGGTCTGACCTCGTACCAAGGACAGACCTCGCAGACCTGGGCCGGTGGCCTCGACGGGTTCACCGCCACGGCGACCCCGGCCGCCCGGGCGTCGAACTGGGGCTACCTGAACGGGCCCGTGCCCGTCACCGCAGGCACCTACGCGATCCTCTCGACGCCCCTGACGGCTACGTCGACCCCAGCCCTGCCTGCGGGCGCGACCTTCACGCCCCTGGTGACGGTGCCGATCCCCGGTCAGGGCACCTCCGGCACATTGGTCGGCGCCTACGCCGACGGGGTCGAGCAGCTCGTCATCACCGGCGCCTTCTCGGCGGCCCAGCAGCACTTCCGCATGATCGCCCACGGCATCGTCGGCTGGATGACGCGCGGCATCCACTTCGGCTACAACCGGAACTTCTACAGCCAGCAGTTCGACGACGCGTTCAGCTACGACTCCCGCTGGAACGCCCAGTACAACTGCACCCCGGGTGAGGACTGCGCGGCCGCCCTCAATGTGCCGGCGTCCGACATCCGGATGACGGCGGCCGACGTCAGCCACCTCGTCAGCTGGCAGACGGCGAACGACTACCAGCCGACGCTTCCCTTCAACGGCTACTACTCGCAGTTCGACGCGAACGGCAACCCCTGGAACGGCCAGGACCCCCTCACCAACGCGTTCGTCGCCAACAAGACGAGCATCCGGTGGCTCAACCACGGCTACGAGCACATCTTCCAGGGCTGCCAGCAGGACTTCACGACGCTGCCCTGGCACTGCGTCACCACCGACGGCCAGCCCCCGGCGGCGGACGGCAGCAACATCGTCTGGGTCCCGCAGGCCGCGATCTCCCGCGAGATCTCCACCAACATCGCGGTGGGCACCACGCTGGGCCTGCCGTTCGACAAGAGCGAGTACCTCTCGGGTGAGCACTCGGGCCTGTACCTGACCCCCCAGCAGCCGGTCGACAACCCCAACTTCGGGGCCGTCCTCACCGCCAACGGGATCACGTCCATCGGGGCCGACGCCTCGCGTGAGCCGGCCCCACGACAGGTCGGCTCGGCGACGACGGTGCCCCGCCACCCGGTAGCCGTCTACTACAACGTGTCGACCCAGGCCGACGAGGTCGACGAGTACAACTGGATCTACCTCTCCAGCTCCAACGGGGGCAGCGGCTACTGCGACGCCAACCCCGCCACCGCAACCTGCCTCCCGGCTGCGCTCGACCCCGCGACGGGGTTCCACGACTACATCCTGCCCACGGACGTTGCGAACGACCTGGGGTTCATCCTCTCCAACGACCCGAGGCCCTTCTACGCCCACGTGGCGAACCTGACGGGGCTGGACTACCTCGGCCTGTCGCTCATGTCGTCGATCCTGTCGACCTACCGGGCCGCCTACACGACCTCGGCCCCTCTGCTCAACCTCACCCTCACGCAGGCGGCGGCCCAGCTGGGCTACCAGTCGGCCTGGGCCAGCACGGGGATGACCGCCGGGTCGGCCGTGAGCGGCTACGTCCAGGACGGGCTCGTGACGATCAGCAACCCGACCACCGCAGCCGCGCCCGTGACCGTCCCCGTGGGCACCACGGTCGTCGGGGGTGCCGCCTTTGGGAGCGCCTACGGCGGCGAGTCCTCGGCCTGGGTCTCCGGCAGCACCACGCTGGCCGCCCCGGTCCCGGCGTTCACCAGTCCGTCTTCCGCGAGCGTCAAGGTCGGTGTCGCCGCCACCGTGCCGGTCGTGGCCTCAGGTGCCCAGACGGTCACTGAAACGGGCGCCCTCCCGAGCGGGATGTTGTTCTCCGACAACGGGAACGGCCGGGCCACCTTGACGGGTACCCCGACCGCGGGGACGGGCGGCTCCTACCCGCTCACCTTCACGGCGACCAACGAGTTCGGCACCACGGTGCAGGCGTTCACCTTGACGGTGGTCGAGAAGCTGTCCATCACCAGCCCCCGGACCGCCACCTTCACGACGTCGACACCCGGCTCGTTCACCATCACAGCGGTCGGCAGCCCCGTACCGCTGGTGGCTCTGGTCGGGATCCTGCCGCAGGGTCTCACCTTCTCGGCGACCGGCGGTGGGCAGGCGACGCTGTCGGGGACACCCGGCGCCGGCGCCGGGGGCCAATACCCCGTCAGCGTGACGGCGACCAACGCCGCGGGAGCGGTCACCCAGTCGTTGACGATCGTGGTCCAGCAACCGCCGGCCTTCACCAGCGCGGACACCGCCACGCTGACGGTCGGCAAGTCGCGCACGACGATACTCAAGACGAGTGGCTACCCCGCGCCGGTAGTGGCCCTGACGGGGGCGCTGCCCCAGGGTCTGACCTTCACCCCCCGGTCGGGTGGGTCGGCGGTGATCAAGGGGACTCCCGCCGCCGGTACGGCGGGCACCTACCCGCTCACGCTGACCGCCACGAACGCGGCGGGCACCGCCACGCAGGCTTTCACCCTCACCGTGCAGGCGGCGCCGACGTTGACCACCCCCTCGAGCGTGACGGTGACGGCCAACACGGCGTTCTCCATCGGTGTCACGGCGGTCGGGACACCCACCCCGACCGTCAGCCTCCGGTCGAGGCTGCCCTCGGACGTCACCTTCACGGCCCAGCCGGACGGCACGGCGACCCTCTCGGGCATCTTAGGCACCAGTGGCAGCCTGACAGTGAGGTTGCGAGCCACCAGCTCGGGAGGTACCGCCAACCAGAGCCTGGTCATTACGGTCGCGTGA